Proteins from one Ketobacter alkanivorans genomic window:
- the urtC gene encoding urea ABC transporter permease subunit UrtC: protein MIVLPLSMDIFRLNLIGKYLSYAFVAIGLVLCWGYGGILSLGQGVFFGLGGYCMAMFLKLEASAPENTAIQSTPGIPDFMDWNQLTALPWFWEPFNSLSFTMIAIILVPVIFAFIVSVAMFKRRVGGVYFAIITQAIAAILTILIIGQQGYTGGVNGITDLRTLKGWDIRTDEAKYILYFLCCFMLFGCLLIAQFVRKSKLGRLLVAMRDKEDRVRFSGYDVSNFKIFVFCLAAAFSAIGGAMFTLQVGFMSPTFVGIVPSIEMVIFCAVGGRLSILGAVYGTLLVNLAKTTFSESFPELWLFGLGALFIGVVLAFPDGLAGIYKTWIEPRVSRWLVTIRAMRPPLSSSTTADTRS, encoded by the coding sequence ATGATCGTTTTACCACTATCAATGGATATTTTCCGACTCAATTTGATTGGCAAGTATCTTTCTTACGCCTTCGTAGCGATTGGCTTGGTACTTTGCTGGGGATATGGAGGCATCCTCAGCCTGGGTCAGGGTGTTTTCTTTGGATTAGGTGGCTACTGTATGGCGATGTTTCTAAAACTGGAAGCCTCTGCTCCGGAAAACACCGCGATACAATCCACTCCCGGTATTCCAGACTTTATGGATTGGAATCAGCTGACAGCGCTCCCTTGGTTCTGGGAACCGTTCAACAGCTTAAGCTTCACTATGATCGCCATTATTCTGGTGCCGGTTATCTTTGCATTTATCGTCAGTGTTGCAATGTTTAAGCGTCGCGTAGGCGGAGTGTACTTTGCCATTATCACTCAAGCCATCGCTGCCATTCTGACCATACTGATTATAGGTCAGCAAGGCTACACCGGCGGCGTGAACGGTATTACCGACCTCCGCACACTCAAGGGCTGGGACATACGCACCGATGAAGCCAAGTATATCTTGTACTTTCTGTGCTGCTTCATGTTGTTCGGTTGTTTGCTTATTGCTCAGTTCGTACGTAAAAGCAAACTGGGTCGATTACTGGTCGCAATGCGCGACAAAGAGGATCGAGTCCGTTTCTCCGGCTACGATGTCTCTAATTTCAAAATCTTTGTGTTCTGCCTCGCTGCAGCATTCTCTGCCATTGGCGGTGCCATGTTTACACTTCAGGTCGGGTTCATGTCACCAACCTTTGTCGGCATTGTGCCCTCCATCGAAATGGTGATCTTCTGTGCCGTCGGCGGCCGTCTTTCAATACTGGGTGCCGTCTATGGAACCTTGTTGGTAAACCTAGCTAAAACAACCTTCTCAGAATCATTTCCCGAGTTGTGGCTATTCGGTCTTGGCGCTTTATTTATCGGCGTAGTGCTCGCCTTCCCAGATGGTTTAGCTGGCATATATAAAACCTGGATAGAGCCACGTGTATCACGGTGGCTTGTGACCATCCGCGCAATGCGCCCACCACTTTCCTCGTCTACAACTGCCGACACCAGGAGCTGA
- the urtD gene encoding urea ABC transporter ATP-binding protein UrtD, which translates to MNASAKDFVLSVEGLTVSFDGFKAVNDLSFYVDENEIRVIIGPNGAGKTTVLDLICGRTKATDGSIKFRGKELTKMKEHQIVHAGVGRKFQNPSIYEDLSVFENLEISFPRGRNVLGALLFKRDREVVSKVEEIADLIFLKDHLDKQAALLSHGQKQWLEIGMLLIQDPELLMLDEPVAGMSVAERKQTAELLNKITKDRSVIVIEHDMQFVADIANRVTVLHQGKVLSEGSMERVQNDPKVKEVYLGH; encoded by the coding sequence ATGAATGCATCCGCTAAAGATTTTGTCCTGTCCGTAGAGGGTTTGACTGTTTCATTTGATGGCTTCAAGGCAGTTAATGATCTGTCGTTTTATGTCGACGAAAATGAAATCCGCGTCATCATCGGCCCCAATGGCGCAGGCAAAACCACGGTTCTTGATTTGATTTGTGGACGCACTAAAGCCACGGATGGCTCTATTAAATTTCGAGGCAAAGAGCTGACAAAAATGAAGGAGCATCAGATCGTTCATGCAGGCGTCGGTCGAAAGTTCCAAAATCCTTCCATCTATGAGGATTTATCCGTATTTGAGAACCTGGAGATTTCGTTTCCCAGGGGGCGCAACGTACTAGGTGCGCTTTTATTCAAACGAGACCGCGAAGTGGTCAGCAAAGTTGAAGAAATAGCCGACCTGATTTTCCTTAAAGACCATCTGGATAAGCAAGCAGCTTTGCTCAGTCATGGTCAGAAGCAATGGCTTGAGATTGGCATGCTGCTGATTCAGGATCCGGAACTATTGATGCTGGATGAGCCTGTTGCAGGCATGTCCGTTGCTGAACGCAAACAAACAGCAGAGTTACTCAATAAAATCACCAAAGACCGTTCCGTGATTGTCATTGAACACGATATGCAGTTTGTTGCAGACATTGCCAACCGCGTCACCGTGCTACACCAGGGCAAAGTGTTGTCTGAAGGCTCGATGGAGCGTGTTCAGAATGATCCAAAAGTGAAAGAAGTCTATCTGGGTCATTGA
- the urtE gene encoding urea ABC transporter ATP-binding subunit UrtE translates to MLNVSNYNVAYGQSEVIHNLNFQVKPNEIVAIMGRNGMGKTTLMKSLIGILPSQGNVTLDEVDVINMKSHQRVANGMSFVPQGRMIFSTMTVKENIETGLTSTKEKKVPDDLYELFPVLLEMKSRRGGNLSGGQQQQLAIARALASRPKLLLLDEPTEGIQPSIIKEMARTLRRIRDEKGLSIVVSEQVLSFALDVADRILVLEKGEIVAEETRESANAEKIAAYLAV, encoded by the coding sequence ATGCTAAATGTATCCAACTACAACGTAGCCTACGGCCAAAGCGAGGTTATCCACAATCTCAACTTTCAAGTTAAGCCCAATGAGATCGTTGCCATTATGGGAAGAAACGGCATGGGAAAAACCACTCTGATGAAGTCTCTAATCGGGATTCTCCCATCTCAAGGCAACGTTACCCTTGACGAAGTGGACGTCATTAATATGAAAAGCCACCAACGGGTCGCCAATGGCATGAGTTTTGTGCCTCAGGGCCGAATGATCTTCTCGACTATGACAGTGAAGGAGAACATCGAAACGGGGCTTACTTCCACTAAAGAAAAAAAGGTGCCTGATGACTTATACGAGCTTTTTCCTGTTTTGCTGGAAATGAAGTCTAGACGTGGCGGCAACTTGTCTGGCGGGCAACAGCAACAGCTGGCGATTGCCCGCGCTCTTGCAAGCAGACCTAAGCTGCTGTTACTGGACGAACCCACTGAAGGCATACAGCCATCCATCATCAAGGAAATGGCACGCACTCTGCGACGCATTCGAGATGAAAAAGGATTATCGATTGTGGTGTCAGAACAAGTTTTAAGTTTCGCGCTGGATGTGGCAGATCGCATTTTGGTGCTGGAAAAAGGTGAAATTGTAGCAGAGGAAACTCGCGAAAGTGCAAATGCAGAAAAAATTGCGGCGTATCTGGCGGTGTAA
- the fmdA gene encoding formamidase: protein MAETIIKIDLNKSPYDQDDIHNRWHPDIPMAAMVKPGDDFIIECYDWTGGQIKNNDDASDVRDVDLSQVHFLSGPVGVEGAEPGDLLVVEILDIGAFQESQWGFNGFFSKQNGGGFLTEHFPEAQKSIWDFNGMFTKSRHVPGVEFAGLIHPGLIGCLPSKEMLKEWNTREKELYDTEPDRVPGLANLPYAETAHMGKMTGEAKAAAAAEGARTVPPREHGGNCDIKDLSRGSKVYFPVYVKDGGLSVGDLHFSQGDGEITFCGAIEMAGWIHMRVELIKDGMSKYAIKNPVFMPSPIAPKYDDYLIFEGISVDEQGKQHYLDVHIAYRQACLNAIEYLKKFGYTGAQAYAILGTAPVQGHISGVVDVPNACATLWLPTDIFEFDIKPDADGPTKYLDGSIDVPLAPDK, encoded by the coding sequence ATGGCTGAAACCATTATCAAAATTGACCTGAACAAATCTCCTTATGATCAGGATGACATTCACAATCGCTGGCACCCGGACATACCCATGGCTGCCATGGTCAAACCTGGCGATGATTTTATCATCGAGTGCTATGATTGGACCGGCGGACAAATCAAGAACAACGATGATGCATCTGACGTACGTGATGTGGATTTGTCGCAGGTTCACTTTTTATCAGGCCCTGTCGGTGTTGAAGGCGCAGAGCCAGGCGATCTTCTGGTGGTCGAAATCCTCGATATTGGCGCATTCCAAGAGAGTCAATGGGGCTTCAACGGGTTTTTCTCCAAACAAAATGGAGGGGGGTTCCTCACCGAGCATTTCCCGGAAGCACAGAAATCCATTTGGGATTTCAATGGCATGTTCACCAAATCCCGGCACGTACCTGGTGTTGAATTCGCAGGCCTTATTCACCCAGGACTGATTGGCTGCCTTCCTTCAAAAGAGATGCTGAAGGAATGGAACACCCGAGAAAAAGAACTCTACGACACCGAACCCGACCGAGTACCAGGACTGGCCAACCTACCCTATGCTGAGACCGCGCACATGGGCAAGATGACCGGCGAAGCAAAAGCGGCGGCTGCAGCCGAAGGCGCCCGCACTGTGCCTCCCCGCGAACATGGTGGCAATTGTGACATCAAGGACTTATCCCGAGGTTCTAAGGTTTATTTCCCTGTGTATGTGAAGGACGGCGGCCTTTCGGTGGGTGACCTGCACTTCAGCCAAGGCGATGGTGAAATCACGTTCTGTGGTGCTATCGAGATGGCAGGCTGGATTCACATGCGTGTTGAACTGATCAAGGATGGTATGTCCAAGTATGCCATCAAGAATCCTGTTTTCATGCCCAGCCCGATCGCACCGAAATACGACGACTATCTCATTTTTGAAGGTATCTCGGTAGATGAACAAGGTAAGCAGCATTATTTGGATGTACACATCGCCTATCGCCAGGCTTGTTTGAACGCCATCGAATACCTGAAGAAATTCGGTTACACCGGGGCCCAGGCCTACGCCATTCTGGGTACAGCTCCGGTACAAGGACATATCAGTGGCGTTGTAGATGTACCCAATGCCTGCGCCACTTTGTGGCTACCTACCGACATCTTTGAATTTGACATCAAACCCGATGCGGACGGCCCCACCAAGTATCTGGACGGGTCCATTGACGTTCCCTTGGCACCTGATAAATAA
- a CDS encoding FmdB family zinc ribbon protein: protein MPVYDYKCKNHGVFHELATMADHDKPCACPQCGALSARVIMIPPEFLNMKSERRKAFETNEKSQHEPLLSTDASRKVKKEDGGCGCSDHKKRNSKLMYTARGEKFFPSMRPWMISH from the coding sequence ATGCCTGTTTATGATTATAAATGTAAAAATCATGGCGTATTCCATGAGCTAGCCACCATGGCGGATCACGATAAACCCTGCGCTTGCCCCCAATGCGGAGCCTTGTCCGCAAGGGTTATCATGATTCCTCCTGAATTCCTTAATATGAAATCCGAGCGCCGCAAGGCTTTCGAAACCAACGAGAAATCGCAGCATGAGCCGCTATTGTCGACTGATGCATCGCGCAAGGTTAAGAAAGAAGACGGAGGCTGTGGTTGTTCGGATCATAAAAAGCGCAATTCAAAATTGATGTATACCGCTCGCGGGGAGAAATTTTTTCCTTCGATGCGTCCGTGGATGATAAGCCACTAA
- a CDS encoding glutathione S-transferase family protein, which translates to MSLTLYQFPISHFCEKARWALDYKGLDYTTKSLLPGLHVKVTQKLGVKSSVPILVHDGRSIQGSEAIITYLDEQFPENKLTPVSSEDAQTALEWERYLDKEIGVHLRCYVYHTLLDHPKLAIGFFAKGGPFWAKPLLKINYPKLSSLMRKFMDINKATAADSKQHLLIALERLNDALDDKDYLIGDRFTRADLTAAALLAPLFMPPKYGLDWPETMPEPLQSEVEALEPQLQWARGIYEKHR; encoded by the coding sequence ATGTCGCTCACTTTGTATCAGTTTCCTATATCTCATTTTTGTGAAAAGGCTCGCTGGGCCTTGGATTATAAAGGGTTGGACTACACCACTAAAAGTTTATTGCCGGGGCTTCATGTTAAAGTTACCCAAAAGCTCGGTGTGAAATCGTCGGTGCCAATATTGGTTCACGATGGACGATCAATTCAAGGGTCAGAGGCGATCATTACCTATCTGGATGAACAATTTCCTGAAAATAAGTTAACCCCAGTAAGCTCCGAAGACGCTCAAACGGCGTTGGAGTGGGAGCGTTATCTGGATAAGGAGATTGGCGTGCATCTGCGTTGTTACGTTTATCACACATTGTTAGATCATCCCAAGCTTGCAATCGGCTTTTTTGCTAAGGGTGGGCCATTCTGGGCGAAGCCGTTGTTAAAAATTAACTACCCCAAGCTATCCAGCTTAATGCGTAAGTTCATGGACATTAACAAGGCAACGGCAGCCGATTCCAAGCAGCACCTGCTGATTGCGTTGGAGCGCCTTAATGATGCGCTGGATGATAAAGATTATCTGATTGGTGATCGCTTTACGCGGGCAGACCTGACGGCAGCGGCGCTGCTTGCACCTTTGTTTATGCCGCCTAAATATGGTCTTGACTGGCCGGAAACCATGCCAGAGCCTTTGCAATCTGAGGTGGAAGCTTTAGAGCCTCAGTTGCAATGGGCGCGGGGAATATACGAAAAGCATCGTTGA
- a CDS encoding flavodoxin family protein, whose translation MKKLLVVAHAPSPNTLKLREAVLAGTRHPSICEVSVKEVEPLHAIAKDVLECDAIILGTTENLGYMSGALKDFFDRIYYPCLEEKQGLPFALYVRAGQDGTGTCRAVETITTGLRWKAVQAPLVCRGEWDEDFADQCQQLGTAIAMSLDAGII comes from the coding sequence ATGAAAAAGCTTCTAGTAGTAGCCCATGCGCCTTCTCCCAATACCCTGAAACTAAGGGAGGCCGTTCTGGCCGGTACCCGCCACCCATCCATATGCGAAGTCAGCGTAAAAGAGGTTGAGCCTCTGCATGCCATCGCGAAAGATGTATTGGAATGTGACGCCATCATACTGGGCACTACAGAAAACCTGGGATATATGAGCGGAGCATTGAAGGACTTTTTCGACCGCATCTACTACCCCTGCCTGGAGGAAAAGCAGGGGCTGCCTTTTGCACTCTATGTACGCGCAGGACAGGATGGCACCGGAACATGTCGAGCAGTCGAAACCATCACCACAGGTCTGCGCTGGAAAGCAGTACAGGCTCCGCTGGTATGCAGGGGCGAATGGGATGAGGACTTTGCTGATCAGTGCCAACAACTGGGTACAGCCATCGCCATGAGCCTGGACGCGGGAATCATCTGA
- a CDS encoding YgiQ family radical SAM protein gives MQAAKSLFTYPRYWAECYGTAPFLPMSRQEMDTLGWDSCDIIIISGDAYVDHPSFGMAVIGRLLESQGFRVGIIAQPDWKNAADFQRLGKPNLFFAVSAGNMDSMINRYTADLKIRHDDAYTPNNEGGKRPDRAVLMYSQRCREAYKDIPVLIGGIEASLRRIAHYDYWSNKVRRSVLMDSKADLLVYGNAERAVVEIAHRVAAGQAMKDIRDVRGSACLLNELPADWEIKDSTRIDTPGRVDPHYNPYHWEQTNEALEAPCATGDKTPSNEAQVVHIRPAAGSKKQFVLLPSFEKVSKDPVLYAHTSRVLHLETNPSNARTLVQKHADRYLWMNPPAMPLSTEELDDVFELPFQRIPHPAYGDARIPAYEMIRFSVNIMRGCFGGCSFCSITEHEGRVIQSRSEDSIIREVEKIRDMTPGFTGTISDLGGPTANMYMLNCVSEEIHQNCRRLSCVFPTICKNLVTDHSPTTRLYRRARELPGIKRIMIASGLRYDLAVLDPEYVRELVSHHVGGYLKIAPEHTESAPLSKMMKPGMGAYDQFKEMFDRFSKEAGKEQYLIPYFIAAHPGTTDEDMLGLAFWLKNNGFRADQVQTFYPSPMAMATTMYHTEKDPIHRVNYKTDKVFIPKGEKQRRLHKAFLRYHDPDNWPMLREALKRMGKAHLIGFGKKHLIPPTQPANHPTAKLNKASATASRKPNSAGTHAKAGKGKILTQHTGLPPREGNKPGNKSGSGAKSNTRATARRTGKPVRRK, from the coding sequence ATGCAAGCAGCTAAATCCTTATTTACTTACCCACGCTACTGGGCAGAGTGCTATGGCACCGCGCCGTTTCTCCCCATGTCCCGCCAGGAGATGGACACCCTTGGCTGGGATAGCTGTGACATCATAATCATCAGCGGCGATGCCTATGTGGACCACCCCAGCTTTGGCATGGCAGTGATTGGCAGGTTATTGGAATCTCAGGGATTTAGGGTCGGCATCATAGCTCAGCCCGACTGGAAAAACGCAGCCGACTTTCAGCGCTTAGGCAAACCTAATCTGTTTTTTGCAGTGTCTGCGGGCAACATGGATTCCATGATTAACCGCTACACAGCAGACTTGAAAATCCGTCACGATGACGCCTATACCCCCAATAATGAAGGGGGCAAACGACCCGATCGCGCGGTGCTGATGTATTCCCAACGCTGCCGTGAGGCCTATAAAGATATCCCTGTTTTGATAGGGGGTATCGAAGCCAGCCTGCGTCGAATTGCCCATTATGATTATTGGAGCAATAAGGTGCGCCGCTCGGTGTTGATGGATTCCAAAGCCGATCTGCTGGTGTACGGCAACGCGGAACGGGCAGTGGTGGAGATTGCCCATCGCGTAGCCGCCGGACAGGCCATGAAAGACATCCGGGACGTACGCGGTTCGGCCTGCCTGCTCAACGAGCTGCCCGCCGACTGGGAGATCAAGGATTCCACCCGCATTGATACCCCCGGGCGCGTTGATCCCCATTACAATCCCTACCATTGGGAACAAACCAATGAAGCGCTGGAAGCACCCTGTGCCACCGGCGACAAAACACCATCCAATGAAGCTCAAGTAGTGCATATCCGGCCTGCTGCCGGCAGCAAAAAGCAGTTCGTGCTTTTGCCATCGTTCGAGAAAGTCAGCAAAGATCCGGTGCTATACGCTCACACCTCTCGCGTACTTCATCTGGAGACCAATCCATCCAATGCCCGCACATTAGTGCAAAAGCATGCGGATCGATATTTATGGATGAACCCTCCGGCGATGCCCCTTTCCACTGAAGAGCTGGATGATGTTTTCGAGTTGCCTTTTCAACGCATCCCGCACCCGGCCTATGGCGACGCCCGTATCCCTGCTTATGAGATGATTCGCTTTTCGGTGAACATTATGCGTGGTTGTTTTGGTGGATGCTCTTTCTGCTCTATTACCGAGCATGAAGGTCGCGTTATTCAAAGCCGCTCTGAAGATTCTATCATTCGCGAAGTTGAAAAAATCCGCGATATGACGCCAGGCTTTACCGGCACCATTTCGGATCTGGGTGGCCCAACTGCCAATATGTACATGCTCAATTGCGTGAGCGAGGAGATCCATCAGAATTGTCGACGACTGTCCTGTGTGTTCCCTACAATCTGTAAAAACCTGGTAACGGATCACTCCCCAACTACTCGGCTGTATCGGCGAGCCCGAGAGCTTCCTGGCATTAAACGCATCATGATCGCGTCCGGCTTACGTTACGATCTGGCGGTCTTGGATCCAGAGTACGTTCGTGAGCTGGTGTCTCATCACGTGGGAGGCTATTTAAAGATTGCACCAGAGCATACAGAGAGCGCCCCCTTATCAAAAATGATGAAACCGGGCATGGGTGCCTACGATCAGTTCAAGGAAATGTTTGACCGCTTTTCAAAAGAGGCGGGGAAAGAGCAATATCTGATTCCGTATTTCATCGCCGCGCACCCTGGCACGACTGATGAGGACATGCTGGGCTTGGCGTTTTGGCTTAAGAACAACGGCTTCCGCGCCGACCAGGTGCAAACGTTTTATCCTTCACCTATGGCCATGGCCACCACCATGTACCACACGGAAAAGGATCCAATCCATCGGGTCAATTACAAGACAGACAAAGTCTTTATCCCTAAGGGAGAAAAGCAACGCCGTCTGCATAAGGCGTTTCTGCGCTACCATGATCCAGACAACTGGCCCATGCTGCGAGAAGCCCTGAAACGAATGGGCAAAGCGCATCTGATTGGTTTTGGGAAGAAACATTTGATTCCCCCAACACAACCAGCCAACCACCCAACAGCAAAACTTAATAAAGCTTCTGCGACTGCGTCGCGCAAGCCCAATTCTGCAGGTACGCACGCCAAGGCAGGCAAAGGAAAAATACTGACTCAACACACGGGCTTACCGCCCAGAGAAGGCAATAAACCAGGCAACAAGTCAGGCAGTGGAGCCAAAAGCAACACCAGAGCAACAGCTCGCAGAACAGGTAAACCAGTACGACGAAAATAA
- a CDS encoding DHH family phosphoesterase produces MSMTAPLVIFHGNCLDGFGSAYAAWVYFNINQKVAADYIPAAHGDVPPEATGKTVYLLDYAYKRVGMEQLCKQAEKVIVLDHHITAVEELAGLDDEYNNLELLLDMDRSGAMIAWEYFHQAPVPKLIACVQDRDLWRWDIPESQDINAGLMSQPFTFERWHEVANDELAFQRMADEGNAINRYRSQMIEQGKRAAVMGQVAGFSVPIVNCPRAIVSELVGELAEGQPFAAGYTDKGNRRSWSLRSAQNGEDVAKIAQRFGGGGHKNAAGFVTWLEDGCLVVEPEA; encoded by the coding sequence ATGAGTATGACGGCACCCCTGGTTATTTTTCACGGTAATTGTCTTGACGGATTTGGAAGCGCCTACGCAGCATGGGTGTATTTCAATATTAACCAGAAGGTGGCGGCAGACTATATCCCGGCAGCACATGGTGATGTACCGCCGGAGGCTACGGGCAAAACCGTTTACCTGTTGGACTATGCGTACAAGCGGGTCGGTATGGAGCAACTGTGTAAACAGGCCGAGAAAGTCATCGTACTGGATCACCATATCACCGCGGTAGAAGAGCTGGCCGGGCTGGACGATGAATACAATAACCTGGAGTTGCTGCTGGATATGGATCGGTCTGGCGCCATGATTGCCTGGGAATATTTCCACCAGGCTCCGGTACCAAAACTGATTGCCTGTGTGCAGGATCGCGATCTGTGGCGTTGGGATATTCCAGAGAGCCAAGACATAAACGCAGGGCTGATGTCGCAACCGTTTACCTTTGAGCGTTGGCATGAAGTGGCAAATGATGAATTGGCGTTTCAGCGAATGGCCGATGAAGGCAATGCCATAAACCGTTATCGTAGCCAAATGATTGAGCAGGGCAAGCGGGCGGCGGTTATGGGGCAGGTGGCAGGTTTTAGTGTGCCGATTGTTAATTGTCCCCGTGCTATTGTCAGCGAGTTGGTGGGTGAATTGGCCGAAGGGCAGCCTTTTGCGGCAGGGTATACAGATAAGGGAAATCGTCGTAGCTGGTCGTTACGATCTGCACAAAATGGCGAGGACGTTGCTAAGATTGCCCAGCGCTTTGGTGGCGGTGGCCACAAGAACGCGGCAGGTTTTGTAACCTGGCTTGAGGATGGCTGTCTGGTGGTGGAGCCGGAGGCTTGA
- a CDS encoding glutathione S-transferase family protein yields MSSGNTCSMGSTVWDPVGILRDGQQQSKEAMPDCTVCAFAYGRSSGMILIGGNQRIGKCMFDITVYQFSRAWGLPNASPFCMKLEGYLKLGGVPYKIVEQNDPRKGPKNKIPYVKIDRQIMGDSEQIYEYLNSHHVIDLDEPLTEQERAIQHAMLSMCEESLYFVMLYSRWMDDANWDQVRDTLFAGMPKLVRPIITKQIRKKMQSDLISQGMGRHNLAEVYSIGAKHVNALGSYLGERSWFGGEQPVKLDVVAVSYLANILKPPIETPLQETVKMWPNLVSFTDRALKEIYGS; encoded by the coding sequence ATGAGTTCAGGTAACACCTGTTCAATGGGCAGCACGGTTTGGGATCCTGTTGGGATTCTGCGAGACGGACAGCAGCAGTCTAAAGAAGCCATGCCGGACTGTACAGTCTGCGCGTTTGCTTACGGTCGCAGTAGCGGTATGATCTTGATAGGTGGTAATCAACGGATAGGGAAATGTATGTTTGATATTACGGTATATCAGTTCAGCCGCGCTTGGGGGTTGCCCAATGCATCGCCATTTTGCATGAAGTTGGAAGGCTATCTGAAGCTCGGAGGGGTGCCCTACAAGATTGTAGAACAAAATGATCCTCGCAAAGGGCCAAAAAATAAAATCCCCTATGTGAAAATCGATCGTCAAATAATGGGCGATTCAGAGCAGATCTATGAATATCTGAACTCCCATCATGTGATCGACCTGGATGAGCCATTAACCGAGCAGGAGCGGGCAATACAGCATGCTATGCTTTCCATGTGTGAAGAGAGCCTTTACTTTGTCATGCTCTATAGTCGCTGGATGGATGATGCCAATTGGGATCAAGTGCGAGACACGTTGTTTGCCGGTATGCCGAAACTGGTTCGCCCCATCATTACCAAACAAATTCGTAAGAAAATGCAGTCAGACCTGATCAGTCAAGGCATGGGGCGTCACAACCTCGCCGAGGTGTATTCTATTGGTGCCAAGCACGTGAATGCGTTGGGTAGTTATTTGGGGGAGCGCAGTTGGTTTGGAGGTGAGCAGCCGGTAAAGCTGGATGTAGTGGCGGTCAGCTATCTGGCCAACATTCTTAAACCACCTATTGAAACACCGTTGCAGGAAACCGTTAAAATGTGGCCAAACCTGGTAAGTTTTACCGATCGGGCCCTGAAAGAAATTTATGGCTCGTGA